A region from the Serinibacter arcticus genome encodes:
- a CDS encoding cohesin domain-containing protein, producing MQASAPRRTAPRASTNLATASQGRRHRRRPLRAAGTLLLALTALVGLGGVAHAVPTPGTPTLTVTPSATAGDVVDVAVALGGTADLYSSAVTLTYDPALLTYASGEVTSPEGGFGQVVPGEGTVTFVYSRLGTSPGIEGDVPVGTAQFTAAAAGTATVALSSVTVVGADGVGAGIAPEDLPSQAVVIEAAPTTPPVDPTDPPTDPTDPPTDPPTGPTDEPTDPPSDPTSTLPTTGPTDTATTDAPPAAGAATGGLASTGVALTGLAVAGTVFVVVGIVLARRRTVMSR from the coding sequence ATGCAGGCCTCTGCCCCACGCCGGACCGCTCCCCGCGCGTCCACCAACCTCGCGACCGCCTCCCAGGGGCGTCGCCACCGTCGCCGCCCTCTCCGCGCCGCCGGCACCCTTCTCCTCGCCCTGACGGCGCTCGTCGGCCTCGGCGGCGTCGCGCACGCAGTGCCCACCCCGGGGACGCCCACGCTGACGGTCACCCCGAGCGCCACGGCGGGCGACGTCGTCGACGTCGCCGTGGCGCTCGGCGGGACCGCCGACCTCTACAGCTCCGCCGTGACGCTGACCTACGACCCCGCGCTGCTGACCTACGCCTCGGGCGAGGTGACCTCCCCCGAGGGTGGCTTCGGCCAGGTGGTGCCCGGCGAGGGCACGGTGACGTTCGTCTACTCGCGCCTCGGCACGTCACCCGGCATCGAGGGTGACGTCCCCGTCGGCACCGCGCAGTTCACCGCGGCTGCGGCGGGCACGGCAACGGTCGCGCTCAGCAGCGTGACGGTGGTCGGCGCGGACGGCGTCGGTGCCGGGATCGCCCCGGAGGACCTGCCGAGCCAGGCCGTCGTCATCGAGGCGGCCCCCACCACGCCGCCGGTCGACCCGACGGATCCCCCGACGGACCCGACCGACCCGCCGACAGACCCGCCGACCGGTCCGACCGACGAGCCCACCGACCCGCCGAGCGACCCCACGAGCACCCTCCCGACCACGGGCCCGACCGACACCGCGACGACCGACGCCCCGCCGGCGGCCGGCGCGGCCACCGGAGGCCTCGCCTCGACCGGCGTCGCCCTGACCGGTCTCGCCGTGGCGGGCACGGTCTTCGTCGTCGTGGGCATCGTGCTGGCCCGACGCCGGACGGTGATGTCGCGATGA
- a CDS encoding amidase family protein produces the protein MNPSLPSPDRGRRTGALATASLGALALVGTLAVPAQATPVPISAEVPAPAGASFLAPYYTELDLTGDDQVTQEDLAVVAAALGATPTSADWIAEADVDGDGLLTLADLAAISQRMIYDDGPFELVEASVVEMQAAMNAGVVTSVDLTQAYAERIAAYDRVQIDPAGRPLNSIITVSDVALAAAAEADATRAANGMTSMLLGVPIALKDNYNTIDMPTSGGCECWADNRTSTDSTMVEGLRADGAVILAKASLDEFAYGFASEFTTGLSAGRSALVASPYLTTRTAGGSSGGTGAAVSANLVGLGFGTDTGGSIRVPSSYNQLVGIRPTVGLASRSGIIPLALSQDTGGPMARTVTDAAVALDAVVGVDASDPVTLTQAGRVPTSYTSSLDAESLDGARIGYLPSMLSTNRTTLRLWGDARVAMEEAGASFVEVPISDEFRAVLNEGSGSTNEFKHDLDLYVAEHLAPQVQQRTITDILASGNFVNSRRSVYVQRDNVLPATYESWAGPQGTHTLQLARGKVLLAQLMDTYDLDAIAYPSGTPYGTFSTNMRLSPNTGMPSVTVPMGQAIEADATITGAGVNLELLGRDFSEGTLLGLAYAFEQATQARTTPALYGPLG, from the coding sequence GTGAACCCCTCCCTCCCGTCCCCGGATCGCGGGCGGCGCACCGGTGCCCTCGCGACGGCGTCGCTCGGCGCCCTCGCCCTCGTCGGCACCCTCGCCGTCCCGGCCCAGGCCACCCCCGTCCCGATCTCCGCCGAGGTGCCCGCCCCCGCCGGTGCCTCGTTCCTCGCGCCGTACTACACCGAGCTGGACCTCACGGGCGACGACCAGGTCACGCAGGAGGACCTCGCCGTCGTCGCCGCGGCGCTCGGGGCGACCCCGACCTCCGCGGACTGGATCGCGGAGGCCGACGTCGACGGCGACGGGCTCCTCACGCTCGCCGACCTCGCCGCGATCTCGCAGCGGATGATCTACGACGACGGTCCGTTCGAGCTCGTCGAGGCGTCCGTCGTCGAGATGCAGGCCGCCATGAACGCGGGCGTCGTCACCTCCGTCGACCTCACGCAGGCCTACGCCGAGCGCATCGCGGCCTACGACCGCGTGCAGATCGACCCGGCCGGCCGACCGCTCAACTCGATCATCACGGTGAGCGACGTCGCCCTGGCGGCGGCGGCCGAGGCGGACGCCACCCGCGCCGCGAACGGCATGACGAGCATGCTGCTGGGCGTCCCGATCGCGCTGAAGGACAACTACAACACCATCGACATGCCCACGTCGGGCGGCTGCGAGTGCTGGGCCGACAACCGGACCAGCACCGACTCCACGATGGTCGAGGGCCTCCGGGCCGATGGCGCGGTGATCCTGGCGAAGGCGAGCCTCGACGAGTTCGCCTACGGCTTCGCCTCCGAGTTCACCACCGGGCTCTCGGCCGGGCGGAGCGCGCTCGTCGCCAGCCCGTACCTCACGACCCGGACGGCGGGCGGTTCCTCGGGCGGGACCGGCGCCGCGGTCTCGGCCAACCTCGTCGGCCTCGGGTTCGGCACCGACACGGGTGGCTCGATCCGCGTCCCGTCGTCGTACAACCAGCTCGTCGGCATCCGCCCGACCGTCGGCCTCGCCAGTCGCTCGGGCATCATCCCGCTCGCGCTGAGCCAGGACACCGGCGGCCCGATGGCCCGCACCGTGACGGACGCCGCGGTGGCGCTGGACGCCGTCGTCGGCGTCGACGCCTCCGACCCGGTGACGCTGACGCAGGCCGGCCGTGTGCCGACGTCCTACACGTCCTCGCTCGACGCCGAGTCGCTCGACGGCGCCCGCATCGGCTACCTGCCGTCCATGCTCAGCACCAACCGGACCACGCTGCGCCTGTGGGGCGACGCGCGCGTCGCGATGGAGGAGGCCGGTGCCTCGTTCGTCGAGGTCCCGATCTCGGACGAGTTCCGCGCCGTCCTCAACGAGGGCAGCGGGAGCACGAACGAGTTCAAGCACGACCTCGACCTGTACGTGGCCGAGCACCTCGCGCCGCAGGTGCAGCAGCGCACGATCACGGACATCCTCGCCTCGGGGAACTTCGTGAACTCGCGCCGCTCGGTCTACGTCCAGCGCGACAACGTCCTCCCGGCCACGTACGAGAGCTGGGCGGGGCCGCAGGGCACCCACACGCTGCAGCTCGCCCGCGGCAAGGTGCTGCTCGCGCAGCTCATGGACACCTACGACCTCGACGCCATCGCCTACCCGTCGGGCACGCCGTACGGCACGTTCAGCACGAACATGCGGCTCAGCCCCAACACCGGGATGCCGTCCGTGACGGTGCCGATGGGCCAGGCGATCGAGGCGGACGCCACGATCACGGGGGCCGGGGTCAACCTCGAGCTCCTCGGCCGCGACTTCTCCGAGGGCACGCTGCTCGGCCTCGCCTACGCCTTCGAGCAGGCGACGCAGGCGCGCACCACCCCCGCGCTGTACGGCCCGCTGGGGTAG
- a CDS encoding organic hydroperoxide resistance protein — MDALYTAEALATGAGRNGHVRSSDGRIDLDLATPTGLGGSGEGANPEQLFASGYAACFHSALQAVARERKVALSDSSVGASVSIGSNDAGGFGLAVTLEVVLPGVEPDVAQEIADAAHQVCPYSNATRGNIEVTITVSDD; from the coding sequence ATGGACGCGCTGTACACGGCCGAGGCACTGGCGACCGGGGCGGGCCGCAACGGACACGTCCGCAGCTCAGACGGCCGCATCGACCTCGACCTCGCGACGCCGACCGGTCTCGGCGGCAGCGGTGAGGGCGCGAACCCGGAGCAGCTGTTCGCCAGCGGCTACGCGGCGTGCTTCCACTCCGCGCTGCAGGCGGTCGCCCGCGAGCGGAAGGTCGCCCTCAGCGACTCCTCCGTCGGGGCGAGCGTCTCGATCGGGTCGAACGACGCCGGCGGCTTCGGGCTGGCCGTGACGCTGGAGGTCGTGCTGCCGGGCGTCGAGCCCGACGTGGCCCAGGAGATCGCCGACGCCGCGCACCAGGTCTGCCCGTACTCCAACGCCACCCGCGGCAACATCGAGGTGACGATCACCGTCAGCGACGACTAG
- a CDS encoding SDR family oxidoreductase: MSAEREASQDGRTVIVTGASGGIGRAISLRQAREGHRVLVHYSGNAGRADEVVAEIRERGGEAVAVGGDVADEVAMAALFERAEAELGGVDVLVHSAGVMPLAPVAEMDLAEFDRVQRTNVRGAFVVNQLAARHVRDGGAIVNLSTSITRLQLPTYGAYAASKAAVEAMTLILARELRGRDVTVNAVAPGPTATPLFFEGKSDDVVARIASLSPMERLGAPEDIAEVVAFLAGPGRWVNGQVLHANGGAA; encoded by the coding sequence ATGTCGGCCGAGCGTGAGGCGAGTCAGGACGGGCGCACCGTCATCGTGACGGGGGCGTCGGGCGGGATCGGTCGGGCGATCTCCCTCCGGCAGGCGCGCGAGGGACACCGCGTCCTCGTGCACTACAGCGGCAACGCCGGACGGGCCGACGAGGTGGTGGCGGAGATCCGCGAGCGGGGCGGCGAGGCCGTCGCCGTCGGCGGCGACGTCGCCGACGAGGTGGCGATGGCGGCGCTGTTCGAGCGGGCGGAGGCGGAGCTCGGCGGCGTCGACGTCCTCGTCCATTCGGCCGGCGTGATGCCGCTCGCTCCCGTCGCCGAGATGGACCTCGCCGAGTTCGACCGCGTCCAGCGCACCAACGTGCGCGGCGCGTTCGTGGTCAACCAGCTGGCGGCGCGGCACGTGCGCGACGGTGGGGCGATCGTCAACCTCTCGACCTCCATCACCCGGTTGCAGCTGCCGACCTACGGCGCCTACGCGGCGTCGAAGGCCGCGGTCGAGGCGATGACGCTGATCCTGGCGCGCGAGCTGCGCGGGCGGGACGTCACGGTGAACGCCGTCGCGCCCGGGCCGACGGCGACGCCGCTGTTCTTCGAGGGCAAGTCCGACGACGTCGTCGCGCGCATCGCCTCGCTCAGCCCGATGGAGCGGCTCGGGGCGCCCGAGGACATCGCGGAGGTGGTGGCGTTCCTGGCGGGACCGGGGCGCTGGGTCAACGGGCAGGTGCTCCACGCCAACGGCGGTGCCGCCTGA